The Candidatus Methylomirabilota bacterium DNA segment TTTCTACTTCGTTGCGAGCTGGCACGCGCTCACGACAGACGCGGAGAACAGCGGCCAGGCGCCGGACAGCACGATCGAGATGCTGGCGGACTGGCTCGGCGCGGGTCTCGATCCGGAGCGGAGCACGTTCTTCATCCAGTCGCTGGTGCCCGAGCACGCGGAGCTCCATCTCCTGTTCTCCATGGTGACGCCGGTCGGCTGGCTCGAGCGCGTCCCCACCTACAAGGAAATGGTGGAGCAGCTGGGGATCGCGTCGCCCTCGTACGGGCTACTGGGGTACCCGCTGCTTCAGGCGTCGGACATCCTCATGTACAAACCGCAATGGGTGCCGGTCGGCATCGACCAGGTGCCGCACGTCGAGCTGACGCGCGAGGTGGCGCGGCGCTTCAACAACACGTGGAAGCCGGTCTTCCCGGAGCCCGGGGCCAAGCTGACCCAGATCCCGAAGGTGCCGGGGACTGACGGCCGAAAGATGTCGAAGTCGCTCGGCAACGCAATTCTATTGTCGGACACGCCCGAGGTGATTACAGCCAAGGTCAAGCCGATGATCACGGATCCCGCCCGGAAGCGGCGGAGTGACCCGGGCAACCCGGACCTCTGCCCGGTCTTCGACCTCCACAAGATCTTCACTCCCGAGGCGCCGCGCGAGGCCTGCGCAACCGGCTGCCGGACGGCGGGCATCGGCTGCCTCGACTGCAAGGCGGTGTTGCTCACCCACATGCTGCCGCCGCTCGCCGGGATTCGTGAGCGGCGCGAGCGCTTCGCGGCCAAGCCGCGCGAGATCGTGGAGATCCTCCACGAGGGTTCGAAGAAGGCGCGCGAGTTCGCGAAGAAGACCATGGACGAAGTCCGCGCGGTGATCAACCTGGAGCCCAATTGAGTGCGGACACGGAGACGGAGCCGCAGGGCCTGACCGTCAGGGTCGAGTCCTTCGTCGGTCCGCTGGATCTGCTGCTCCACCTCTGCAGGACCAGCGAGGTCGACCTCGCCAACCTGCCCATCCGCACCATCACCGAGCAGTACCTCGCGCATCTCGAGTCGGTGCAGTTCCAGGACCTCGACACCGCCGGCGCCTTCATGGTCATGGCCGCCACCCTGATCTACCTCAAGTCCAAGCTCTTGCTGCCGGTCGATCCCGAGGCGCCGCCGGACACCCTCGACGAGGAGGGCGAGCTGCTGCGCCAGGAGCTGGCCGAGCGGCTGCGCGAGTACGCGCGCGTCAAGGAGCTCGGCGCCTGGCTCGGCGAGCGCGAGGCGGAGCAGGCGCTGCTCTACGGCCGCACCGTCGGCGATCTGCCGCCGCCCGAGGACGTCCCGCTTGAGGACCTCTCGGTTCATCTCCTGCAGAGGGCCATCACGCGGCTCATCGAGGAGCAGAAGCGCCAGACGCCGCGCCAGATCGAGCCGAACCCGCTCTCGGTCCTCGAGCGCATGGGCGAGGTCATCGAGCTGCTGCGGCACACGTGGTCCATCCTCTTCTCGTCCGTCGCCGGGCAAGAGCGCGTCCGCGCCGAGTGGATCGTGACGCTGCTTGCCTTGCTCGAGCTGGTGAGGCTCGGGCAGGCGCGCGCCCACCAGGCCGAGCTGTTCGGGGAGATCGTCATCGAGTCGGCCTCCCCGACCGATACGGCCTCGGACGTCATCCCGCGCAGCGACGCGTCTACCCATGGAGAGACCACGCATGACTGAGCCTATCGACGTCCTCGAAGCGCTGCTCTTTGCCTCTGAGGCTCCCGTCGAAGCCGAGCGAATCCAGGAGGTGCTCGACCTTCCCTCCGCGGGCCAGGCTCGCGAGCTGGTGCGCGTGCTCGGGGAGCGGCTCGACGGGCAGGGCAGGGCGCTCCAGATCATCGAGGTGGGCGGCGGCTTCCGCCTGGTGACGCGGCCCGAGGTCGCGCCCTGGCTCGTGAAGCTGGCCCGCAGCCGGACGCGCTCCCGGTTGTCGCGCTCGTCGCTGGAAACCCTCGCCATCATCGCATACCGCCAGCCGGCGTCCCGTCCCGACATCGACGCCGTCAGGGGCGTCAACTCTGAAGCGGTCCTCGACAACCTCCTCGACCGCCGCATGGTCCGCATCGCCGGGCGGAAGGACTCGCCCGGCAGGCCGTTCCTCTACGAGACGACGCGCGACTTTCTGGTCGCCTTCGGCCTGAGAGACCTGGCCGACCTGCCCAAGGTCGAGGGTGATCTCGTGATCCCGGAGACCCCGCCAGACGCCGCGGGGGCGGCGGGATCCGGCGACGCCGTGGAGATCTCCCCTGCCACCGATGCGGCTCAGCAAGATCCTGGCCCAGGCGGGGCTGGCGTCACGCCGCGGGGCTGAGGCGCTGCTCGAGGCCGGCCGCGTCACCGTCAACGGAACGGTGCGGCTCGAGCCCGGTGCCCAGGCGGACCCCGCGACCGATCTCATCGCCCTCGACGGCCGCCCGGTCGGCGCGCGCGAGGCGTACGCATACGTGCTGCTCCACAAGCCGCGCGGCTACGTCACGAGCCTCCATGACCCCGAAGGCCGCCCGGTGGTGATGGATCTCCTGCCGCGGGAGACGCCCAGGCTCTTCCCCGTCGGGCGGCTCGACTACGACGCCGAGGGCCTCCTGCTCCTCACAAACGACGGCGAGCTGACCAACCGGCTGCTGCATCCGCGCTACGAGATCCCCCGCGTCTACGAGGCCGAGGTGGAGCGCCACGTCGGGCCGGGCGACCTCGAGCGGTGGCGGCGCGGCGTACTTCTGCCGGACGGTCCGGCGCTGCCCTCGGCCGTCCGAATCCTCAGGCGCGGGAAGGCGAGCACGTGGCTCAGCGTGACGTTCAAGGAAGGGCGCTACCGCGAGGTGAAGCGCTACTGCAAGGCCCTCGGCCACCCCGTGATGCGTCTGCGCCGCGTCCAGTTCGGCCCGCTGCGTCTGGGGGCGCTCCCGTTGGGGCAGACGCGTGCCCTGACCCCAGCCGAGCTCGATGCGCTGCGGAACTTGCGCCACCAAGGCGCTTCGCCTATACTACCCAGGATTCGCCGATAGATCCGCATCAGGAGCCCTTCATGGACCTGGACGACTGGCGATCCAGGATCAACGACCTCGACGAGCAGATCCTCAACCTTCTCAACCAGCGCGGACACGCCGCCCTTCAGATCGGCGAGCTCAAGCGGCAGCAGGACAGGCCGTACTTTGTCCCGGAGCGCGAGGCCCAGGTCCTGGAGCGCCTCGCCGCGCTGAATCGAGGCCCCCTGAGCGCTGAGGCGGTCCGCGCCGTCTGGCGGGAGATCCTCTCGGCCTCTCTCGCCCTCGAGAATCCGCTGCCCGTCGGGTACCTCGGTCCCGCCGGCACCTTCACCCACGCCGCGGCGATGCGCCGTTTCGGGACCTCGGCCCACCTCATCCCGATCAAGACCATCGCGGACATCTTCGAGGAGGTCGAGCGGGGGCGCGCGGAATACGGCGTGGTGCCGGTCGAGAACTCGACCGAAGGGCCGGTCAACGTCACGCTCGACCGCCTCATCGACTCGGAGGCCCTGATCACGGGCGAGCTCACGCTCGAGATCAGCCAGCACCTGCTGTCGAGGGCCGGCGAGCTCGGCGAGGTCAAGGTCGTCTGTTCCCACCCGCAGGCGCTCGCGCAGTGCCGGCAGTGGCTGCTGGCCCACCTGCCCGACGCCCGCACCGAGGAGATGTCGTCGACGACCGCGGCGGCCGAGCGCGCGAAGGACGACCCGACGGTGGCGGCCGTCGCCTCGGAGCTGGCAGCCCGGACGTACGACGTGCCTGTGCTGCAGAAGCGCATCGAGGACAATCCATACAACACCACACGCTTCCTGGTGATCGGACGCCGCCCGGTCGGTGCCACGGGGCGGGACAAGACCTCCATCCTCTTCTCGATGAAGAACGAGCCGGGCGTGCTGTACAGCATCCTCCAGCCCTTCGCCGCGCGCCGGCTCAACATGACCAAGATCGAATCGCGACCAACCAAGCGGCGCCCCTGGGAGTACGTGAACTTCGTCGACTTCGAGGGTCACCGCGATACCGATGACGTCCGGGCCGTTCTCGACGAGGTCAAGGAGCGCTGCCAGTTCCTGAAGATCCTCGGATCCTACCCGGCCGCCTAAGGAGCCGCTCATGACTGTGTCCTGGGAATCCCTCGCCAACGACCACATCCTCGGGATCGACCCCTACGAGCCGGGGAAGCCGATCGAGGAGCTCGAGCGCGAGTTCGGCCTGACCGACGTCATCAAGCTCGCCTCGAACGAGAACCCCCTGCCGCCCTCGGAGCGCGTCCTCAAGGCCATCTCGGAGGCGCTGGCCCATCTGAACCGCTACCCCGACGGCAGCGCTCACTACCTGCGTATCGCGCTGGCGCGGCGTCACGGGCTCACGCCCGAGCACATCATCATGGGCAACGGCTCCAACGAGCTGATCGAGTTGCTCGTGCGAGGCTTCCTGCGGCCGGGCGAGGAGGCGATCATCCCGCACCCGACGTTCGTCGTCTACCCCATGATCGTCCAAGCCGCCGGTGGTATCCGGGTAGTTGTCACCCTGAAGGACCATCGGCTCGACCTCGAGGCCATGGCGCGCGCGATCACGCCGATGACGAAGATAGTGTTCATCGCCAACCCGAACAATCCGACGGCGACCCTCGTGACGGCGGAGGAGGTCGCGGCCTTCATGGCGCGCGTGCCGGACAAGGTCATCGTGGTCTTCGACGAGGCCTACTTCGAGTTCGCCCAGGGGCCGGACTTCCCCGACTCGGTCCAGTACATGAAGCAGGGCCGCAAGGTCGCCGTGCTGCGGACCTTCTCCAAGGCCGCGAGCCTTGCGGGGCTTCGTGTAGGCTACGCGATCGCGGACCCCGACTGCGTCGCCCTTCTCAACCGGATCCGGCAGCCCTTCAACGTCAACTCGCTCGCCCAGGTGGCCGCGTTGGCAGCCCTCGAGGACGACTCGCACATCCTCGAGTGCCTGCGGATGAATGAGGCTGGACGGCACTTCCTGTGCGACGAGTTCACATCGATGGGGCTGAAGTACGTGCCCTCGCGCGCCAACTTCATCCTTCTCGACGTGGCCCGGAGCGGCAGCGACGTCTTCCAGCGCCTTTTGAAGGAGGGCGTGATCGTGCGCCCCATGTCGAGCTTCGGCATGGAGACGGCGCTCCGCGTGACCATCGGCACGCCTGAGGAAAATCGGCGCCTGATCAAGGCGCTGAAGAAGGTCCTGGCGGAGGGCAAGGTCGGGTGATCCGCCGCCTCGCCGTTGTCGGGCTGGGGCTCCTCGGCGGTTCCGTGGCCAAGGCGGCTCGCGCCGAATCGCTGGCGCGGGAGATCGTGGGGGTCGGCCGCAACCCCGCAAACCTCGCGCTGGCTCTCAGCGAGGGGGCCGTCGACCGCGTCACGACCGATCTTCGAGAGGGCCTGACCGGCGCCGACATGGTCGTCCTGGCGACCCCCGTCGCCACCCTCGAGCATCAGATGCCCGCCGTGTGGCAGGCAGCCGAGCCGCAGGCCCTCATCACCGACGTCGGCAGCACGAAGGCCGCGATCGTGCGCGTTGCCGAGACGCTCAGCGTCTCGCGGCCGCTCGACTTCGTGGGCAGCCACCCCATGGCGGGATCGAACCTCTCGGGCTTCGCGGTCTCCCGCGCGGATCTCTTCCGGGGCGCCACGATCATCCTCACGCCCACCGACCGCACCGCGCGGGACGCCGTCAAGCGCGTCACGGAATTCTGGGAAGGGGCCGGCGGGCGAGTCGTCACCATGGATCCCGCCACCCACGACCGGGCCGTGGCCGCCATAAGCCACCTGCCGCACCTCGTGGCCGACGCGCTCGTGGATGCCGTGGTCCGGATGGATCCGCAGTTCTTCGACGTGGCCGCGCGGGGCTTCAAGGACACCACGCGCATCGCGGCGTCGAGCCCGACCGTCTGGAGGGAGATCTTCGAGGAGAACCGCGAAGCGCTGGCCGAAGCCGTCGCGGCTTTCCGGGCGGCGCTGGACGACCTCGAGCGCGTGCTGCGCTCAGGCGACGCGCCGCGCATCGAGGCCGAGCTGGAGCGCATCCGCATGACCCGGACGAGGCTTGGGTGATGCGGATCCGCGTGCGGGCTCCCAAGCGGCTCTGCGGCACGGTCCAGGTGCCGGGGGACAAGTCCATCTCTCACCGGGCGGCCCTCTTCGGCGCGATCGCCTCGGGACGTACGGAGATCACGGGCTACCTCGAGGGGGAGGACTGCCTGAACACGCTCAAGGCGGTCCGCGCCCTCGGCGTCCTCGTGACGCGGAAGGGCCCGGGGCACTACCTCGTTGACGGCGCCGGGCTCTTCGGCCTGCGCGAGCCCGAGCAGGTCATCAACCTCGGCAATTCTGGCACAGCGGTCCGCCTGCTCATGGGCGTCCTCGCGGGACAGCCCTTCTGGACCTTTCTGACGGGCGACGACTCGCTGCGGCGGCGGCCCATGAGACGGGTCGGCCTACCCCTGACGCGCATGGGCGCCATGGTGGTCGGCCGCGAAGACGGCTCGCGCCTGCCGCTGGGAGTGCGAGGGACGAGGCCGCTCAAGGCGATTGCTTACGACTCACCCGTCGCCTCAGCCCAGGTCAAGACGGCGCTGCTGCTGGCCGGTCTCTGGGCGGACGGGCCCGTCACCGTCACGGAGCCTGTGCGCTCGCGCGACCACACGGAGCGCATGCTGACGGGCTTCGGGGCGGGGCTGTCGGTCGACGGCACGACCGTCACGCTCACGCCGGGGGCCGAGCTTCGCGGACAGGGCGTCGCCGTACCGGGGGACATCTCCTCCGCGGCCTTCCTGTTGGTAGCGGGCACGATCGTGCGGGGGGCGGAGATCACGGTCACGGGCGTGGGTGTCAACGAGACGCGCGCGGGGCTCCTCGACGCGCTCGAGTCGATGGGCGCCTCGGTAGGCCGGAGCCACGC contains these protein-coding regions:
- a CDS encoding prephenate dehydrogenase/arogenate dehydrogenase family protein, coding for MIRRLAVVGLGLLGGSVAKAARAESLAREIVGVGRNPANLALALSEGAVDRVTTDLREGLTGADMVVLATPVATLEHQMPAVWQAAEPQALITDVGSTKAAIVRVAETLSVSRPLDFVGSHPMAGSNLSGFAVSRADLFRGATIILTPTDRTARDAVKRVTEFWEGAGGRVVTMDPATHDRAVAAISHLPHLVADALVDAVVRMDPQFFDVAARGFKDTTRIAASSPTVWREIFEENREALAEAVAAFRAALDDLERVLRSGDAPRIEAELERIRMTRTRLG
- a CDS encoding pseudouridine synthase — encoded protein: MRLSKILAQAGLASRRGAEALLEAGRVTVNGTVRLEPGAQADPATDLIALDGRPVGAREAYAYVLLHKPRGYVTSLHDPEGRPVVMDLLPRETPRLFPVGRLDYDAEGLLLLTNDGELTNRLLHPRYEIPRVYEAEVERHVGPGDLERWRRGVLLPDGPALPSAVRILRRGKASTWLSVTFKEGRYREVKRYCKALGHPVMRLRRVQFGPLRLGALPLGQTRALTPAELDALRNLRHQGASPILPRIRR
- the hisC gene encoding histidinol-phosphate transaminase, whose amino-acid sequence is MTVSWESLANDHILGIDPYEPGKPIEELEREFGLTDVIKLASNENPLPPSERVLKAISEALAHLNRYPDGSAHYLRIALARRHGLTPEHIIMGNGSNELIELLVRGFLRPGEEAIIPHPTFVVYPMIVQAAGGIRVVVTLKDHRLDLEAMARAITPMTKIVFIANPNNPTATLVTAEEVAAFMARVPDKVIVVFDEAYFEFAQGPDFPDSVQYMKQGRKVAVLRTFSKAASLAGLRVGYAIADPDCVALLNRIRQPFNVNSLAQVAALAALEDDSHILECLRMNEAGRHFLCDEFTSMGLKYVPSRANFILLDVARSGSDVFQRLLKEGVIVRPMSSFGMETALRVTIGTPEENRRLIKALKKVLAEGKVG
- the trpS gene encoding tryptophan--tRNA ligase, which gives rise to MTSKQRVVSGMRPTGKLHLGNYLGALENWVRLQDEYDCFYFVASWHALTTDAENSGQAPDSTIEMLADWLGAGLDPERSTFFIQSLVPEHAELHLLFSMVTPVGWLERVPTYKEMVEQLGIASPSYGLLGYPLLQASDILMYKPQWVPVGIDQVPHVELTREVARRFNNTWKPVFPEPGAKLTQIPKVPGTDGRKMSKSLGNAILLSDTPEVITAKVKPMITDPARKRRSDPGNPDLCPVFDLHKIFTPEAPREACATGCRTAGIGCLDCKAVLLTHMLPPLAGIRERRERFAAKPREIVEILHEGSKKAREFAKKTMDEVRAVINLEPN
- a CDS encoding segregation/condensation protein A, producing the protein MSADTETEPQGLTVRVESFVGPLDLLLHLCRTSEVDLANLPIRTITEQYLAHLESVQFQDLDTAGAFMVMAATLIYLKSKLLLPVDPEAPPDTLDEEGELLRQELAERLREYARVKELGAWLGEREAEQALLYGRTVGDLPPPEDVPLEDLSVHLLQRAITRLIEEQKRQTPRQIEPNPLSVLERMGEVIELLRHTWSILFSSVAGQERVRAEWIVTLLALLELVRLGQARAHQAELFGEIVIESASPTDTASDVIPRSDASTHGETTHD
- the scpB gene encoding SMC-Scp complex subunit ScpB, coding for MTEPIDVLEALLFASEAPVEAERIQEVLDLPSAGQARELVRVLGERLDGQGRALQIIEVGGGFRLVTRPEVAPWLVKLARSRTRSRLSRSSLETLAIIAYRQPASRPDIDAVRGVNSEAVLDNLLDRRMVRIAGRKDSPGRPFLYETTRDFLVAFGLRDLADLPKVEGDLVIPETPPDAAGAAGSGDAVEISPATDAAQQDPGPGGAGVTPRG
- the pheA gene encoding prephenate dehydratase gives rise to the protein MDLDDWRSRINDLDEQILNLLNQRGHAALQIGELKRQQDRPYFVPEREAQVLERLAALNRGPLSAEAVRAVWREILSASLALENPLPVGYLGPAGTFTHAAAMRRFGTSAHLIPIKTIADIFEEVERGRAEYGVVPVENSTEGPVNVTLDRLIDSEALITGELTLEISQHLLSRAGELGEVKVVCSHPQALAQCRQWLLAHLPDARTEEMSSTTAAAERAKDDPTVAAVASELAARTYDVPVLQKRIEDNPYNTTRFLVIGRRPVGATGRDKTSILFSMKNEPGVLYSILQPFAARRLNMTKIESRPTKRRPWEYVNFVDFEGHRDTDDVRAVLDEVKERCQFLKILGSYPAA
- the aroA gene encoding 3-phosphoshikimate 1-carboxyvinyltransferase, with the translated sequence MRIRVRAPKRLCGTVQVPGDKSISHRAALFGAIASGRTEITGYLEGEDCLNTLKAVRALGVLVTRKGPGHYLVDGAGLFGLREPEQVINLGNSGTAVRLLMGVLAGQPFWTFLTGDDSLRRRPMRRVGLPLTRMGAMVVGREDGSRLPLGVRGTRPLKAIAYDSPVASAQVKTALLLAGLWADGPVTVTEPVRSRDHTERMLTGFGAGLSVDGTTVTLTPGAELRGQGVAVPGDISSAAFLLVAGTIVRGAEITVTGVGVNETRAGLLDALESMGASVGRSHAALAAGEPVADLTTRSATLRGALVGGPMIPRLIDEVPVLAVAACMAEGRTRITDAAELRVKESDRIRFVATELGTLGARITETPDGLEIEGGTRLRGACVQSGGDHRMAMALCVAGLVAEGETIVEDTECIGTSYPGFVATVNTLAGAPCLEELP